Proteins co-encoded in one Marinobacter gudaonensis genomic window:
- the ccoN gene encoding cytochrome-c oxidase, cbb3-type subunit I, giving the protein MSTVNANLTYNYKVVRQFAIMTLVWGIVGMGMGVLIASQLVWPSMNLDLPWTHFGRLRPLHTNLVIFGFGGSALFATSYYVVQRTCQARLISDSLAAFTFWGWQAIMIAAILTLPQGLTSSKEYAELEWPIDIAIAVVWVTYALVFFGTVMKRSSPHIYVANWFYGGFIITVAVLHIGNNLALPAGAFKSYSAYAGVTDAMMQWWWGHNAVGFFLTAGFLGMMYYFVPKQANRPIYSYRLSIVHFWALIATYVWAGGHHLHYSALPDWAQTAGMVMSLILLAPSWGGMINGMMTLSGAWHKLRTDPILRFLVVSLSFYGMSTFEGPMMAIKTVNALSHNTDWTIGHVHSGALGWVAMISIGAVYHLIPKLWGLQAMYSTSLINVHFWLATVGTVLYIVAMWVNGIMQGLMWRAVNEDGTLTYSFVEALEASYPGYLVRFIGGAIFLSGMLVMAYNVYMTVRQKEAVAQDNAATQPA; this is encoded by the coding sequence ATGAGCACAGTAAATGCAAACCTGACTTACAACTACAAGGTGGTGAGACAGTTCGCCATCATGACGTTGGTCTGGGGCATTGTTGGCATGGGCATGGGCGTGTTGATCGCATCCCAGCTCGTGTGGCCCTCAATGAACCTGGATTTGCCCTGGACGCACTTTGGCCGTCTTCGTCCCTTGCATACCAACCTGGTTATCTTCGGCTTCGGGGGCTCGGCATTGTTTGCCACGTCCTACTACGTTGTCCAGAGGACCTGTCAGGCGAGGCTGATTTCTGACAGCCTGGCCGCATTTACGTTCTGGGGCTGGCAGGCCATCATGATTGCCGCCATTCTCACCTTGCCTCAGGGTTTGACCTCCTCCAAGGAGTACGCCGAACTCGAATGGCCTATCGATATCGCCATCGCGGTTGTCTGGGTAACCTACGCGTTGGTGTTCTTCGGCACCGTCATGAAGCGCAGCAGCCCGCATATCTACGTTGCCAACTGGTTCTACGGTGGTTTCATCATTACCGTGGCGGTTCTTCACATCGGTAACAACCTGGCGCTGCCCGCCGGTGCGTTCAAGTCCTACTCTGCCTACGCCGGCGTCACCGACGCCATGATGCAGTGGTGGTGGGGCCACAACGCGGTAGGCTTCTTCCTGACCGCCGGCTTCCTGGGCATGATGTACTACTTCGTACCGAAGCAGGCCAACCGTCCCATTTACTCATACCGCCTGTCGATTGTTCACTTCTGGGCGCTGATCGCGACCTACGTCTGGGCAGGTGGTCACCATCTGCACTACTCTGCACTTCCAGACTGGGCTCAGACCGCAGGCATGGTAATGTCACTGATCCTGCTCGCACCGTCCTGGGGCGGTATGATCAACGGCATGATGACCCTCTCGGGCGCCTGGCACAAACTGCGTACCGATCCGATTCTGCGCTTCCTGGTGGTGTCCCTGTCGTTCTACGGCATGTCCACCTTCGAAGGCCCGATGATGGCCATCAAGACCGTGAATGCCCTGTCGCACAACACCGACTGGACCATTGGTCACGTTCATTCCGGTGCTCTTGGCTGGGTTGCCATGATCAGCATCGGGGCGGTCTACCACCTCATTCCCAAGCTCTGGGGCCTGCAGGCCATGTACAGCACCAGCCTGATCAACGTGCACTTCTGGCTGGCCACCGTGGGCACCGTCCTGTATATCGTTGCCATGTGGGTGAATGGAATTATGCAGGGCCTGATGTGGCGTGCGGTCAACGAAGACGGCACCCTGACCTACAGCTTTGTTGAGGCACTTGAAGCCTCCTACCCGGGCTACCTCGTGCGGTTTATCGGTGGCGCGATCTTCCTGAGCGGCATGCTTGTTATGGCCTACAACGTGTACATGACCGTACGCCAGAAAGAAGCAGTAGCGCAGGATAACGCGGCGACCCAGCCGGCGTAA
- the ccoO gene encoding cytochrome-c oxidase, cbb3-type subunit II, producing the protein MKHEVVEKNLGLMIVLIILTISGGFLVEVVPLFFLKETNEPVEGLEPLSALELEGRDIYIREGCHVCHTQQIRPFRAETERYGHYSVAGEFVYDRPFLWGSKRTGPDLARVGGRYSDAWQRQHLYDPRSVVPESNMPAFPWLFEDRVDHTKTAAKMETLQTLGVPYTDEQIAEASAQVEGKFEIEALVAYLQQLGTVISEKR; encoded by the coding sequence ATGAAACATGAAGTAGTCGAGAAAAACCTCGGTCTGATGATCGTTCTGATCATCCTGACCATCAGTGGTGGCTTCCTGGTGGAGGTTGTCCCCCTGTTCTTCCTGAAAGAAACCAACGAGCCGGTGGAAGGCCTCGAGCCTCTCTCCGCCCTCGAACTGGAAGGCCGGGATATTTACATCCGCGAGGGCTGCCACGTGTGTCATACCCAGCAGATCCGTCCCTTCCGGGCCGAGACCGAGCGGTATGGCCACTACTCCGTTGCGGGCGAGTTCGTCTATGACCGCCCGTTCCTGTGGGGCTCCAAGCGTACCGGTCCGGATCTGGCCCGAGTAGGCGGTCGATACTCCGATGCCTGGCAGCGCCAGCACCTGTACGATCCGCGCAGTGTTGTCCCCGAGTCCAACATGCCGGCATTCCCCTGGCTGTTCGAAGACCGGGTAGATCACACCAAGACCGCTGCCAAGATGGAAACGCTGCAGACCCTGGGCGTTCCCTACACCGACGAGCAGATCGCAGAGGCCTCTGCTCAGGTGGAAGGCAAGTTTGAAATCGAGGCTCTGGTCGCGTACCTGCAACAGCTGGGTACAGTGATTTCAGAAAAACGGTGA
- a CDS encoding cbb3-type cytochrome oxidase subunit 3 encodes MDINELRGIHTLLVMAAFLGIVWWAYSARRKKANDEAAHLPFDDDEVEKRTLEQEKTEKKQ; translated from the coding sequence ATGGATATCAATGAGTTACGCGGAATTCACACGCTTCTCGTAATGGCGGCTTTTCTCGGTATCGTCTGGTGGGCGTACAGCGCCCGCCGCAAGAAAGCCAACGACGAGGCGGCTCACCTGCCCTTCGACGATGACGAAGTGGAAAAGCGTACGCTCGAACAGGAAAAAACGGAGAAGAAACAATGA
- the ccoP gene encoding cytochrome-c oxidase, cbb3-type subunit III produces the protein MSTFWSLWISVIVLGTIFGCMWLLWATRKSQSTDVETERTTGHSFDGIEEYDNPLPKWWFYLFLATCIFSLGYLVLYPGLGNFQGILGWSSANQWEAEVAEAEEKYGEIYAQYGETPVPQLAENGDAMKIGQRLFANNCAVCHGSAARGQVGFPNLTDDDWLYGGTPDAILETLHNGRMGNMPAKGTMPSMTNEQVDQVVNYVLSFSGREKDAEAAKAGEAVFAQACVACHGPDGKGNQAMGAPNLTDNTWLYGSTYEWIKETVMNGRQNQMPAQSGRLSDDQIQILAAYVYSLSN, from the coding sequence ATGAGTACCTTTTGGAGCCTCTGGATCAGTGTGATCGTGCTCGGTACCATATTCGGCTGTATGTGGCTTCTGTGGGCAACCCGCAAGAGCCAGTCCACCGATGTCGAGACCGAACGCACAACGGGCCACTCGTTTGACGGCATCGAAGAATACGATAACCCCCTGCCCAAGTGGTGGTTCTACCTGTTCCTCGCCACCTGTATTTTCTCGCTCGGGTATCTGGTTCTGTACCCGGGCCTCGGGAACTTCCAGGGTATTCTGGGCTGGTCTTCGGCCAACCAGTGGGAGGCAGAGGTTGCAGAGGCAGAGGAAAAGTACGGGGAAATCTACGCCCAGTACGGTGAGACACCGGTTCCACAGCTTGCCGAAAACGGCGATGCCATGAAAATCGGCCAGCGCCTGTTCGCCAACAACTGCGCGGTGTGCCATGGCTCCGCTGCTCGCGGCCAGGTGGGCTTTCCCAACCTGACGGACGACGACTGGCTGTACGGCGGAACACCGGACGCCATCCTGGAGACCCTGCACAACGGTCGCATGGGCAACATGCCCGCCAAAGGCACCATGCCCAGCATGACCAACGAGCAGGTGGACCAGGTGGTCAACTACGTGCTGAGCTTCAGTGGTCGTGAGAAGGATGCCGAAGCCGCCAAAGCCGGCGAAGCCGTGTTTGCCCAGGCCTGTGTTGCCTGTCACGGTCCCGACGGCAAGGGTAACCAGGCCATGGGTGCGCCCAATCTGACCGATAACACCTGGCTCTACGGCTCCACCTACGAGTGGATCAAAGAAACCGTCATGAACGGTCGTCAGAACCAGATGCCGGCGCAGAGTGGCCGCCTCTCGGACGACCAGATTCAGATTCTGGCAGCGTACGTGTACAGCCTGTCAAACTGA
- the ccoG gene encoding cytochrome c oxidase accessory protein CcoG: MSSEIPVKQIDPSSDPSDKNNKSGTVELYASRKKIYVKEVKGFFQRIRNVSLTLLMGMYFLFVWLTLDGQPLIHFDLPAREFHLYGMTFFPKDFFLLSGMLIICAFGLFFITTLFGRVWCGYTCPQTVWTFIFMWVEERIEGSRNKRMKLDKSPSSGAKIFKKSAKHTVWLLIALATGLTFVGYFYPIRELLADLFTLQANGWAYFWVAFFTAATYLNAGWMREQVCLYMCPYARFQSVMFDPNTRVVSYDPNRGEPRGGRKKGTDPSEVGLGDCIDCGQCVQVCPTGIDIRDGLQYECIGCALCIDACDEIMDKMEYPRGLIRYTTENELEGKPSRLLRPRTFGYGAVLLLMIGAIIFTIATRVPAQLDALRDRGALYSFNGEGRIENSYTLKIANMTEVPQTFNVSVSGLPDIRILTNTTVTVESGENRSLPTVVDVPPDSINQSNNEIRFRAQSETDASLVVETESRFVGPTR; the protein is encoded by the coding sequence ATGAGCAGTGAGATTCCGGTCAAGCAGATTGACCCATCCTCTGACCCCTCCGACAAAAACAACAAATCCGGAACCGTCGAACTTTACGCAAGCCGCAAGAAGATCTACGTCAAAGAGGTCAAGGGCTTTTTCCAGCGTATCCGCAACGTCAGCCTCACGCTGCTGATGGGCATGTATTTTCTGTTTGTCTGGTTGACCCTGGACGGCCAGCCGCTCATTCATTTCGACCTCCCGGCCCGGGAATTTCACCTGTACGGCATGACCTTCTTTCCGAAGGACTTTTTCCTGCTGTCCGGCATGCTGATCATCTGCGCCTTCGGGCTGTTTTTTATCACCACTCTGTTTGGCCGGGTCTGGTGCGGCTATACCTGCCCGCAAACGGTCTGGACCTTTATTTTCATGTGGGTGGAAGAGCGGATTGAAGGTAGCCGTAACAAACGAATGAAGCTGGACAAATCACCCAGTTCCGGCGCCAAGATCTTCAAGAAATCCGCCAAGCACACGGTCTGGCTCTTGATCGCCTTGGCAACCGGCCTGACTTTCGTTGGCTACTTCTATCCCATCCGTGAGTTGCTTGCCGATCTGTTCACGCTCCAGGCCAATGGCTGGGCCTACTTCTGGGTCGCTTTCTTTACCGCGGCCACCTACCTCAACGCAGGCTGGATGCGCGAGCAGGTATGTCTGTACATGTGTCCCTACGCCCGCTTTCAGTCGGTCATGTTCGACCCCAACACCCGGGTGGTTTCCTACGATCCCAATCGGGGTGAGCCCCGCGGCGGTCGGAAAAAGGGTACGGATCCATCAGAGGTGGGCCTGGGCGACTGCATCGACTGTGGGCAATGCGTGCAGGTGTGCCCCACCGGCATCGATATTCGCGACGGGCTTCAGTACGAATGCATTGGCTGTGCCCTATGCATCGACGCCTGTGACGAGATCATGGACAAGATGGAGTACCCACGGGGGCTGATTCGCTACACCACCGAAAACGAGCTTGAGGGCAAGCCCTCCAGGCTGCTGCGCCCGAGAACCTTCGGCTACGGTGCCGTTCTGCTGCTGATGATAGGCGCGATTATTTTCACCATCGCAACCCGGGTACCTGCCCAGTTGGACGCGCTCAGGGACCGCGGTGCGCTGTACAGCTTTAACGGCGAGGGGCGAATTGAAAACTCCTACACGCTCAAGATTGCCAACATGACCGAAGTTCCGCAGACCTTTAATGTGTCTGTCAGCGGGCTCCCGGACATACGCATTCTGACCAATACCACGGTCACCGTTGAAAGCGGAGAGAACCGATCGTTGCCTACGGTTGTGGATGTCCCGCCGGACTCCATCAACCAGTCAAACAACGAGATCCGATTCAGGGCGCAATCCGAGACGGATGCCTCCCTGGTTGTTGAAACTGAAAGCCGATTCGTTGGTCCAACCCGCTGA
- a CDS encoding FixH family protein, with product MTEETPVSPWYRQPWFWFLLIFPGASIIYCAIAITIAINTENAMVTDDWSKEGRGINMSIARDQKAVDLGMTAHIDFRDRNVIVDLDTTNGPADFPYLILNLFHPTLSDKDRTIQFQRIEPGRFAGKLLEDIDGRWYYDLRGPANEWRLKGEALLPAENGITVKAGESAQG from the coding sequence ATGACTGAAGAAACACCGGTAAGTCCCTGGTACCGCCAGCCCTGGTTCTGGTTTTTGCTGATCTTTCCAGGCGCCTCGATCATTTACTGCGCCATCGCCATAACCATCGCTATCAACACTGAAAATGCGATGGTCACTGATGACTGGTCGAAAGAGGGTCGAGGTATCAACATGTCTATCGCCCGTGACCAGAAGGCCGTGGATCTGGGCATGACCGCCCACATCGATTTCCGGGACCGGAATGTCATCGTCGACCTGGACACCACCAACGGACCGGCGGACTTTCCCTATCTGATCCTCAACCTGTTCCACCCGACCCTGTCGGATAAGGACCGCACCATCCAGTTTCAACGAATCGAACCGGGCCGCTTTGCCGGCAAACTGCTGGAAGACATTGATGGGCGCTGGTACTACGACCTTCGCGGCCCTGCCAATGAGTGGCGTTTGAAGGGCGAAGCCCTGTTGCCGGCGGAAAATGGAATAACGGTCAAGGCCGGGGAGTCGGCCCAAGGTTGA
- a CDS encoding heavy metal translocating P-type ATPase — MTSPDCFHCGEPADGEPPITLELDGSTRHFCCQGCKAVCLTIHQEGLTGFYDIRTRNAVTPKTLTTAEVNRLRELDHPLVQESFVSPVKGGQEAQLLIGGITCAACIWLLENHMAQQPGVVSFSVNHTTQRARLVWAPDQARLSDLLIAIQQLGYSARPYQADEAEQTLKAEQRSMLIRVAVAGIGSFQSMMLAFPLYFELVNDLSPGFVSFFRWFSLLVATPVVFYSARPFFRNAKRDILSRHLTMDVPVAIAIGLAYLASAWVTVVGGDEVYFESVCMFTFFLLLGRYIELQARYRAGLTGNALAGFQPSVATLVTGDSTDVVPAHNVRPGDVIRVRPGETLPVDGQILSGHSTLNEAALTGEYLPETRHPGDRVHAGSINGEHPLDIRVEQAGAQTRLSGILRILDRVQSEKPRIARMADRMAGKFVGRVLILAPVVWIGWWWAGADNAFDITLSVLVVTCPCALSLATPTAITSATVRLRRLGFLPTRGHTLESMNSIDTVVFDKTGTLTRGELTLVATRITGSLDEKTCLALAAGLEAHSEHPIAKVFRHRRAASVENVENHLGGGLSGLFGDTEVFIGHQGFVAERVSAPAPEIVQQQGMTVWLASNREWLACFTLDDQPRDDARAAIETLQAAGIRTLLLSGDRSGHVALIAERLGIDEAIGQASPEDKLSVLERLKAEGRQIMMVGDGLNDLPSMAGAGISVAMGSASDLTQLKADAVLLNGQLLQLVEALQTSRQTRAIIRQNLWWALGYNVCALPLAAAGMVPPWLAAIGMSLSSLVVVLNALRLGRTRGRAHPDKPPVGVEALS, encoded by the coding sequence TTGACCAGCCCGGATTGCTTCCATTGCGGTGAGCCGGCGGACGGCGAGCCCCCGATTACCCTTGAGCTTGACGGCAGTACGCGACATTTCTGCTGTCAGGGCTGCAAGGCCGTGTGTCTGACCATTCACCAGGAAGGTCTGACCGGCTTTTACGACATCCGGACCCGAAACGCGGTTACTCCCAAGACGCTGACGACAGCCGAGGTAAACCGACTGCGGGAACTGGACCATCCGCTGGTTCAGGAGTCCTTCGTGTCGCCGGTAAAAGGCGGCCAGGAAGCTCAGCTACTGATCGGTGGCATCACCTGCGCAGCGTGCATCTGGCTGCTTGAAAACCACATGGCCCAGCAGCCGGGTGTGGTGTCGTTTTCAGTCAACCACACCACGCAGCGGGCAAGGCTGGTGTGGGCTCCGGACCAGGCCCGTCTCAGTGACCTGCTGATCGCCATCCAGCAATTGGGGTACTCTGCCCGACCCTATCAGGCCGATGAGGCTGAACAGACCCTGAAAGCGGAACAGCGTTCCATGCTGATTCGCGTTGCGGTTGCCGGTATTGGCTCGTTCCAGAGCATGATGCTGGCCTTCCCGCTGTACTTCGAACTGGTCAACGACCTGTCACCCGGCTTTGTCAGTTTCTTTCGATGGTTCAGCCTGCTGGTTGCAACACCCGTAGTGTTCTACAGCGCCCGTCCGTTTTTCCGGAACGCCAAACGCGACATCCTCAGCCGCCACCTGACCATGGACGTTCCGGTCGCCATTGCCATCGGGCTCGCCTACCTGGCGAGCGCCTGGGTCACGGTTGTGGGGGGCGACGAGGTCTACTTCGAGTCCGTGTGCATGTTCACCTTTTTCCTGTTGCTCGGCCGCTACATCGAGCTCCAGGCACGGTACCGTGCTGGCCTGACGGGCAATGCCCTGGCAGGTTTCCAGCCATCGGTGGCCACCCTGGTCACCGGCGATTCAACCGATGTTGTGCCAGCGCACAACGTCCGACCCGGCGACGTTATCCGCGTCCGCCCGGGGGAGACCCTGCCTGTGGACGGCCAAATCCTGAGTGGCCACTCCACCCTGAACGAAGCTGCGCTGACCGGCGAGTATCTGCCCGAAACCCGTCACCCGGGAGACCGGGTTCATGCCGGCAGCATCAACGGCGAGCATCCCCTCGACATCCGGGTGGAGCAGGCGGGTGCCCAGACCCGGCTGTCAGGCATTCTGCGCATACTAGACCGGGTACAGTCTGAAAAGCCCCGCATTGCCCGGATGGCCGACCGGATGGCGGGCAAGTTCGTTGGCCGCGTGCTGATCCTGGCGCCGGTGGTCTGGATTGGCTGGTGGTGGGCCGGCGCCGATAATGCCTTCGACATCACGCTGTCGGTGCTGGTGGTCACTTGCCCCTGCGCGCTCTCACTGGCCACACCAACGGCCATCACCTCGGCCACGGTGAGGCTCCGGCGACTCGGATTTCTGCCGACACGGGGACACACCCTCGAGTCCATGAACAGTATCGATACCGTAGTGTTCGATAAAACCGGAACCCTGACCCGGGGCGAACTGACCCTGGTGGCCACCCGGATCACCGGCAGCCTGGACGAGAAGACCTGTCTGGCGCTGGCCGCCGGGCTGGAAGCTCATTCAGAGCACCCGATTGCGAAGGTTTTCCGGCATCGGCGGGCAGCGAGTGTCGAGAACGTGGAGAATCACCTGGGAGGGGGCCTCTCCGGCCTGTTCGGTGACACCGAGGTGTTCATCGGGCACCAGGGGTTTGTTGCCGAGCGAGTCTCGGCACCCGCGCCAGAAATCGTTCAACAGCAAGGTATGACGGTGTGGCTGGCGTCGAACCGGGAATGGCTGGCCTGTTTCACGCTTGATGACCAGCCCCGGGACGATGCTCGCGCGGCCATCGAAACATTACAGGCAGCCGGCATCCGGACCCTGTTGCTGAGCGGCGACCGGTCCGGACACGTGGCATTGATCGCAGAGCGACTGGGCATTGATGAGGCCATAGGCCAGGCATCGCCAGAAGACAAACTGTCTGTCCTGGAAAGGCTCAAGGCCGAAGGCCGGCAGATCATGATGGTGGGTGATGGCCTGAACGATCTGCCCTCCATGGCCGGAGCGGGCATTTCCGTTGCGATGGGGTCGGCGTCGGACCTGACCCAACTCAAAGCCGACGCCGTGCTCCTCAACGGTCAGCTGCTGCAGCTGGTGGAAGCCCTGCAGACCAGCCGTCAGACCCGCGCTATCATCCGGCAGAATCTCTGGTGGGCCCTGGGTTACAACGTCTGTGCGCTGCCCCTGGCCGCCGCCGGCATGGTGCCGCCCTGGCTGGCTGCCATTGGCATGTCATTGAGCTCTCTGGTGGTGGTGCTGAATGCTCTAAGGCTCGGCAGGACCCGAGGGCGGGCGCATCCCGACAAACCTCCGGTTGGCGTCGAGGCGCTGTCCTGA
- the ccoS gene encoding cbb3-type cytochrome oxidase assembly protein CcoS yields the protein MQIVMFLVPLMLILVTVGIVLFSWAVKNGQYDDLEGPAHRILYDDDKDKIPPEARTDAKAGNTEEQSTDEDVRKDAPDRDDHRTG from the coding sequence GTGCAAATCGTCATGTTCCTGGTTCCGCTGATGCTCATTCTGGTAACCGTGGGCATCGTGCTTTTCTCCTGGGCGGTCAAGAACGGCCAGTACGACGATCTGGAAGGTCCTGCCCACCGCATCCTCTACGACGACGACAAGGACAAAATTCCGCCGGAAGCAAGGACGGACGCCAAAGCAGGCAACACCGAGGAGCAAAGTACCGATGAAGATGTCCGGAAGGACGCCCCGGACAGGGACGACCATCGCACAGGATGA
- a CDS encoding sulfite exporter TauE/SafE family protein, with translation MNPDLYLSYPSAFMIGLLGSTHCLGMCGGISASLSMALPVGRGFRFRQTMMLLAFNTGRIGSYCLIAALVAVASTSAANQWQEAGLVLRTLAGALLIFMGLSMGQWWQGIRHVERLGAPIWAKLSPLTRRLLPVNHGGQAVLLGALWGWLPCGLIYSTLGWAALQPTVGSAALTMLFFGLGTLPSMLATGYAAGWVRGLQGNQMFRKVTGGLLILFGLWTLPFTGLGGH, from the coding sequence ATGAATCCGGACCTCTACCTCAGTTATCCGAGCGCGTTCATGATTGGCCTGCTCGGCAGCACCCACTGCCTGGGCATGTGTGGCGGGATCAGTGCGTCCCTGTCCATGGCGCTGCCGGTGGGGCGGGGTTTCCGGTTTCGCCAGACGATGATGCTGCTGGCGTTCAATACCGGCAGAATTGGCAGCTACTGCCTGATTGCAGCCCTTGTGGCCGTGGCCAGCACGTCGGCCGCGAATCAATGGCAGGAGGCCGGCCTGGTATTGCGCACCCTGGCGGGCGCCCTGCTGATCTTCATGGGACTGTCCATGGGCCAGTGGTGGCAAGGCATTCGCCATGTGGAAAGGCTGGGCGCGCCGATCTGGGCCAAGCTTTCTCCTCTGACCCGTCGGCTGCTGCCGGTAAATCACGGCGGCCAGGCGGTTCTACTGGGCGCGCTGTGGGGCTGGTTGCCCTGCGGACTGATCTACAGCACCCTGGGTTGGGCCGCCCTCCAACCAACGGTGGGTTCGGCGGCACTGACCATGCTGTTTTTCGGGCTCGGCACCCTGCCTTCCATGCTGGCAACTGGCTACGCTGCCGGCTGGGTCCGGGGACTACAGGGTAACCAGATGTTCCGCAAAGTGACCGGCGGCCTGCTCATCCTGTTCGGCCTGTGGACGCTGCCTTTCACAGGGCTGGGCGGCCACTGA
- the ttcA gene encoding tRNA 2-thiocytidine(32) synthetase TtcA, which translates to MSEAIIASSEPSLNSDPNTERDRRQKLELNKLQKRLRREVGQAIADFSMIEAGDKVMCCLSGGKDSYAMLDILLNLQKSAPVDFELIAVNLDQKQPGFPEEVLPEYLSALGIEYHIIEKDTYSIVKEKVPEGKTTCGLCSRLRRGILYNFAEEHGVTKIALGHHRDDLLETLFLNMFYGGKLKSMPPVLHSDDGRNTVIRPLAYSREKDIARYAALREFPIIPCNLCGSQENLQRQVIKDMFKSWDKQHPGRLETMFRAMCNVEPSHLADTDLYDFREGRRLGGKRQAVQTAEPEAAPDFGRLDVLNI; encoded by the coding sequence ATGTCCGAAGCTATAATCGCCAGTTCCGAACCATCCCTCAACTCTGACCCTAACACTGAGCGCGACCGCCGTCAGAAACTGGAGTTGAACAAGCTGCAGAAACGTCTGCGCCGCGAAGTCGGTCAGGCGATTGCCGATTTCTCGATGATTGAAGCCGGCGACAAGGTCATGTGCTGCCTCAGCGGCGGCAAGGATTCCTACGCGATGCTCGATATTCTGCTGAATTTGCAGAAGAGCGCGCCGGTGGACTTCGAGCTGATCGCTGTCAACCTCGACCAGAAGCAACCAGGCTTTCCGGAAGAGGTTCTGCCGGAGTACCTGTCGGCGCTGGGCATCGAGTATCACATCATCGAGAAAGACACCTACAGCATTGTTAAGGAAAAAGTGCCGGAAGGGAAGACTACCTGCGGTTTGTGCTCTCGCCTACGTCGCGGAATTCTCTACAATTTTGCAGAAGAGCACGGGGTCACCAAGATTGCACTCGGCCATCACCGGGATGACCTCCTGGAAACCCTGTTCCTGAACATGTTCTACGGTGGCAAGCTAAAATCCATGCCGCCGGTGCTGCACAGCGACGATGGACGCAACACGGTAATCCGGCCGCTGGCTTACAGCCGGGAGAAGGATATTGCCCGGTATGCCGCGTTGCGTGAATTCCCCATCATTCCGTGCAACCTGTGCGGTTCTCAGGAAAACCTGCAGCGACAGGTAATCAAGGACATGTTCAAGTCCTGGGACAAGCAGCACCCGGGTCGGCTCGAAACCATGTTTCGGGCCATGTGCAATGTGGAACCGTCCCATCTGGCTGATACCGATCTCTACGATTTCCGGGAAGGCAGGCGGCTTGGGGGCAAACGCCAGGCGGTACAGACAGCAGAACCAGAGGCGGCTCCGGACTTCGGGCGTCTGGATGTGCTGAATATCTAG
- a CDS encoding TetR/AcrR family transcriptional regulator, whose protein sequence is MDRLEGNDGASGKRERNRIRNRKAILHAARECFREQGYEQTTIRDIVRRTHLAAGTFYNYFSSKQDIFAALLTDFLTRLNSNLTRHRRAAASTEDFIHFAYLALYQATARDPLVYELAHRNERALRELFGADIVGLTMQSLEDDVRAAMDRELLPPIDREYLCAAFFGVAWETSLALAKRAQGDPGSADDEAVNATRFSTRLFLGGLPELAGLS, encoded by the coding sequence ATGGATAGGTTAGAAGGGAACGACGGAGCCTCCGGCAAACGGGAGCGGAACCGCATACGCAACCGCAAGGCCATTCTTCATGCAGCCAGAGAATGCTTCCGGGAACAGGGCTACGAGCAGACCACCATCCGGGATATTGTGCGCAGAACCCACCTGGCCGCCGGCACCTTCTACAACTACTTCTCGAGCAAGCAGGATATCTTCGCCGCCCTGCTGACCGATTTCCTGACCCGGCTCAACAGCAACCTGACCCGGCACCGGCGGGCCGCAGCATCAACCGAGGATTTCATCCACTTCGCCTACCTGGCACTCTACCAGGCCACCGCCCGGGACCCTCTGGTCTACGAGCTGGCCCACCGCAATGAGCGGGCGCTGAGGGAGCTTTTCGGGGCGGATATCGTGGGCCTGACCATGCAATCCCTGGAGGACGATGTGCGGGCCGCCATGGATCGTGAGCTGCTTCCTCCTATCGATCGGGAATACCTGTGTGCCGCGTTCTTCGGCGTGGCCTGGGAAACCAGCCTGGCCCTCGCCAAAAGGGCCCAGGGTGACCCAGGGTCCGCCGACGACGAGGCGGTAAACGCCACTCGATTCTCAACCCGCCTGTTCCTGGGGGGCCTGCCGGAGCTGGCCGGACTTTCCTGA